In Sphaeramia orbicularis chromosome 12, fSphaOr1.1, whole genome shotgun sequence, the following proteins share a genomic window:
- the LOC115429656 gene encoding LOW QUALITY PROTEIN: inositol polyphosphate 5-phosphatase K (The sequence of the model RefSeq protein was modified relative to this genomic sequence to represent the inferred CDS: inserted 1 base in 1 codon; deleted 3 bases in 2 codons): MDHIPQKQISSDPVHPGPCAFITPGPGLPVQPLISSSEGLKMQSGLIPVQATKLTDQMRSGQAKPGAGPAALASISRPRPTALGNKNAPKLTRTSVDPSKEIDLIPVCIPGPQSANALPHSPTESTLSPHSPQSPRSPQCYTSQPYLTPNPSIPLFQSSPSQPSSVTLKPASQKIPSPGTTQSQVQSEKPAGESNDFRVHIVTWNVGSAVPPDDITSLFGPNASDGTIDMFIIGLQEVNSMINKRLKDVLFSDQWSELCMDTLSPFGYVLVASQRMQGVLLLVFSKFCHLPFLRGVQTQSTRTGLGGYWGNKGGVSARMTVFGHPVCFLNCHLPAHMRNLEQRMEDFESILQQQQFEGGTATGVLDHDVVFWFGDLNFRIEDYDIHVVKCAIDSNKLPLLWERDQLNMAKNTESILEGFIEGPLKFPPTYKFDVGTHTYDTSAKKRKPAWTDRILWRHRRTGSPVPTHNAALQRGLTSWLGGATKVTQHAYRSHMGYTISDHKPVSALFSLHFPFKVEMPLVELQVNKEWTKVSDASVRFNVASTYQRSSWDWVAIYKVGFRHHKDYQAYVWAKGEHATQVTFSEEDLPRDDCEYILGYYSNNMNSIVGLSAPIQIKMPAHSPTVHRSDSSDISSEDDSTLVLLAPNSRSPSPKREHHHHASVEARSPAVPALTSNPXPTLQGLSLCPRPKEGQARSRSPCSAAKKERLISPDTVPSPSISPLSPRSLCPPGSGVTAPEALVAAILGEHRPAQVSPTGLKHIGKAGVTDIE, encoded by the exons ATGGATCACATTCCACAAAAACAAATCAGCTCAGACCCAGTTCATCCTGGACCTTGTGCATTCATCACACCTGGTCCTGGATTACCTGTCCAGCCTCTCATCAGCTCATCAGAAGGGCTCAAGATGCAGTCTGGGCTGATTCCAGTGCAGGCTACAAAGCTGACAGACCAAATGCGGTCAGGGCAGGCGAAGCCCGGGGCCGGCCCGGCAGCATTGGCCAGTATAAGCCGACCCAGACCCACTGCTCTTGGAAATAAAAATGCGCCGAAGCTGACTAGAACCTCAGTGGACCCCTCAAAGGAAATTGACTTGATTCCAGTTTGCATCCCAGGACCTCAGAGTGCCAACGCCCTGCCACATTCCCCAACAGAGTCAACCCTCTCACCTCATAGTCCTCAAAGCCCCCGCAGCCCCCAGTGTTACACCAGCCAGCCTTACCTGACCCCCAATCCGAGCATTCCCCTGTTTCAGTCTAGCCCTTCGCAGCCCTCGAGTGTCACCCTGAAACCTGCATCACAAAAGATCCCTTCACCCGGTACAACACAGAGCCAAGTACAGTCTGAGAAGCCAGCTGGAGAAAGCAATGACTTCAG GGTGCACATCGTCACTTGGAACGTGGGATCAGCTGTCCCGCCAGATGACATCACTTCTCTGTTCGGACCAAATGCTTCAGATGGAACCATTGACATGTTTATCATCGG ACTCCAGGAAGTCAACTCCATGATAAACAAGCGGCTGAAGGATGTTCTTTTCTCAGACCAGTGGAGTGAGCTTTGCATGGACACGCTCAGTCCATTCGGATATGTTTTG GTGGCGTCCCAGCGAATGCAGGGAGTGTTGTTGCTGGTCTTCTCTAAATTCTGCCATCTTCCATTTCTCCGAGGTGTGCAGACACAGAGTACACGGACAGGACTTGGGGGATATTGG GGGAATAAAGGAGGCGTCAGTGCGAGGATGACGGTGTTTGGCCACCCAGTGTGTTTTCTCAACTGTCACCTGCCAGCTCACATGAGAAATCTGGAGCAGCGCATGGAGGACTTTGAGAGCatcctgcagcagcagcagtttgaAGGAGGGACGGCCACTGGTGTCCTGGACCACGA TGTCGTGTTTTGGTTTGGAGATTTAAACTTCCGGATTGAGGATTATGACATCCATGTGGTGAAATGTGCCATCGACAGCAATAAGCTGCCTCTGCTGTGGGAGCGAGACCAG CTCAACATGGCTAAAAACACAGAGTCCATCTTAGAAGGCTTCATTGAGGGCCCACTCAAATTCCCACCCACTTATAAGTTCGATGTGGGCACGCACACATATGACACTAG TGCAAAGAAGAGGAAGCCTGCCTGGACAGATCGCATCCTCTGGCGCCATCGCCGTACTGGCTCACCTGTCCCTACCCACAATGCAGCACTGCAGCGAGGTCTCACCTCTTGGTTAGGTGGAGCTACTAAAGTGACACAGCATGCTTACAGAAGTCACATGGGCTACACCATCAGTGACCACAAGCCAGTTTCTGCCCTGTTTTCACTGCAT TTCCCATTTAAGGTGGAAATGCCACTTGTGGAGCTTCAAGTAAACAAGGAGTGGACTAAAGTATCTGATGCTTCAGTCAGATTCAATGTAGCTTCAACTTATCAGCGCAGCTCATGGGACTGGGTTGCAATTTACAAG GTTGGATTCAGGCATCATAAGGATTACCAGGCATACGTCTGGGCAAAGGGAGAGCATGCAACACAG GTGACATTTTCAGAGGAGGATTTGCCAAGAGATGACTGTGAATACATTCTGGGTTACTACAGCAATAACATGAACAGTATTGTTGGGCTGTCAGCACCTATTCAG ATAAAGATGCCGGCCCACAGCCCCACTGTGCATCGCTCAGACAGCTCTGACATCAGCTCAGAAGACGACAGCACTCTCGTTCTTCTGGCTCCAAACTCACGCAGCCCGAGCCCTAAA CGGGAACACCACCACCACGCCTCCGTCGAAGCCCGCAGTCCTGCTGTTCCTGCTCTTACTTCAAACC TCCCCACACTGCAGGGCCTCAGCCTCTGTCCACGCCCTAAAGAAGGCCAGGCTCGCAGT CGCTCACCTTGTTCTGCTGCGAAGAAGGAGCGTCTGATTTCCCCCGACACTGTGCCATCACCGAGCATCAGCCCCCTCAGTCCTCGCAGCCTGTGTCCTCCAGGAAGTGGAGTGACTGCACCAGAGGCCCTGGTCGCAGCCATCTTAGGTGAACACAGACCAGCTCAGGTTAGCCCTACAGGGCTCAAACACATAGGAAAGGCAGGGGTAACAGACATTGAATAG